The Acidobacteriota bacterium genome includes a region encoding these proteins:
- the recO gene encoding DNA repair protein RecO, with protein MPAEQSESLILRTFPFGEQDKLAVFFTRDKGVLRGVAKGARKFANRFGSSLEPMSLVKVFYHEKERRDLVTVTGADLQESFFDIQKDPETACILCYFAELVEEFSPSRAGDNLLFRLLLSVLRAAKNGGDGDFLTLYFETWILRINGFLPDLTRCKACRKQIGAGRLSAGRDGVFCGSCAPHRTESVDGGLSEIVGWILKNPPGDRPPDFPAGRREDLRRTLRALIAFHLEREPRSWRYLKT; from the coding sequence ACAAACTGGCCGTCTTTTTCACTCGCGACAAGGGGGTTCTCCGCGGCGTGGCCAAGGGCGCCCGAAAATTCGCCAACCGTTTCGGAAGCAGCCTGGAGCCCATGTCGCTGGTCAAGGTCTTCTACCACGAGAAAGAGCGCCGGGATCTCGTCACCGTGACCGGCGCCGATCTCCAGGAATCCTTTTTCGACATTCAAAAAGACCCGGAGACCGCCTGCATCCTGTGTTATTTCGCCGAGCTCGTCGAGGAATTTTCTCCGTCGCGGGCCGGCGACAATCTTCTCTTTCGGCTCCTTCTCTCCGTCCTCCGCGCCGCGAAAAACGGCGGTGACGGAGATTTTTTGACTCTCTACTTCGAAACCTGGATTCTGCGGATCAACGGATTCCTGCCCGATCTGACCCGGTGCAAGGCCTGCCGAAAGCAAATCGGGGCCGGGAGGCTGTCGGCCGGGCGTGACGGCGTCTTCTGCGGATCCTGCGCGCCGCACCGCACGGAAAGCGTCGACGGCGGCCTATCGGAGATCGTCGGCTGGATTTTGAAGAATCCTCCGGGCGATCGACCGCCCGATTTTCCGGCCGGACGGCGGGAGGACCTGAGACGGACGCTTCGGGCTCTGATCGCCTTTCACCTGGAACGCGAACCCCGGTCCTGGCGATATCTGAAGACCTGA
- a CDS encoding HAMP domain-containing sensor histidine kinase, which translates to MRRFNFPLFFGLPFAGLIVLLFIFSFLNRSYVQTKTRDLVREQLQATVEILTAGVARLLDEGQAPDVVLGLSAGREQIYYLALLDGEDNILSWKSVYEGYLPLTRRDASRTEPWIIPSPAGSILNFLAPVAVADGRSFRLYLGYSLSDWEEMIARSNRNLLALFGALAAAGVVFFIGVYGLQKRYLAKAKEAEEEKREKERFREISSFTSVVAHEIKNPLNSLALLCELLHRKGPPEVMADVALGREEVRRISDIIDRFSASLKPLRPHRENLVLRDVVREARDSVAPGSAKPGVEFRYTETSPIRVFADRDLLIQALQNLFRNAFEATESGEVAVKAEMIRGEILVRIEDTGRGMPPDEAVRIFEPFFSTKDQGMGIGLYAARKIVEAHGGRIDVESEPGRGTTFLIQLSGVRHE; encoded by the coding sequence GTGAGGCGTTTCAATTTCCCTCTTTTTTTCGGCCTTCCCTTCGCGGGGCTGATTGTCCTTCTCTTCATTTTCTCATTCCTCAATCGGAGTTATGTCCAGACCAAAACCCGGGACCTCGTGCGCGAGCAGCTCCAGGCCACAGTTGAGATCCTTACGGCCGGTGTGGCCCGGCTCCTCGACGAGGGACAGGCCCCCGATGTCGTCCTCGGCCTTTCAGCCGGCCGGGAACAAATCTACTACCTGGCCCTTCTCGACGGCGAAGACAACATCCTGAGCTGGAAGTCGGTTTACGAGGGCTACCTCCCTCTGACCCGCCGGGACGCATCCAGGACGGAGCCCTGGATCATCCCCTCGCCCGCGGGAAGCATTCTCAATTTTCTGGCCCCCGTTGCCGTGGCCGACGGCAGGTCGTTCCGGCTCTATCTCGGCTATTCCCTCTCGGATTGGGAGGAAATGATCGCCCGTTCCAACCGCAATCTGCTGGCTCTCTTCGGCGCCCTGGCCGCGGCCGGAGTCGTTTTTTTCATCGGCGTCTACGGACTCCAGAAAAGATATCTGGCCAAGGCCAAGGAGGCAGAGGAGGAAAAACGGGAGAAGGAGAGGTTCCGCGAAATCTCCTCCTTCACGTCGGTCGTCGCCCACGAAATCAAGAACCCCCTGAACAGCCTGGCCCTGCTCTGCGAACTTCTTCACAGGAAAGGTCCTCCCGAAGTCATGGCCGATGTCGCCCTGGGCCGGGAGGAGGTTCGAAGGATCTCCGATATTATCGACCGTTTCTCGGCTTCGCTAAAACCGCTCCGGCCCCATCGCGAAAACCTTGTTCTCCGGGATGTCGTCCGGGAAGCCCGCGACTCCGTCGCCCCGGGAAGCGCCAAACCCGGCGTGGAGTTCCGTTATACCGAGACATCTCCGATCCGCGTGTTCGCCGACAGGGATCTTCTTATCCAGGCCCTGCAGAATCTCTTCCGCAACGCCTTCGAAGCGACAGAGTCGGGCGAGGTCGCGGTCAAAGCGGAAATGATCCGCGGTGAAATCCTTGTCCGAATCGAGGACACGGGACGGGGCATGCCTCCCGACGAGGCGGTCCGTATCTTCGAGCCGTTTTTCTCCACCAAGGATCAGGGCATGGGCATCGGCCTCTATGCGGCCCGAAAAATCGTCGAAGCTCACGGAGGACGGATCGACGTCGAAAGCGAGCCCGGGCGGGGAACGACATTCCTCATTCAACTTTCGGGAGTCCGACATGAGTAA
- a CDS encoding PrsW family glutamic-type intramembrane protease, whose product MPSAMNPWIVLAAVIGPAVFWIGYFYFKDRRRPEPIAHLFEAFGLGFLAAFFCFLAYGLLPRIGIPGSFHAVVAAGDPLTLLLYSVGIVGLLEETFKFIPFALVILRLRAFDEKIDGVIYASAIAVGFASFENIGYLPFMKGWELVGRAIASPLTHTIFASIWGYMVGVAKIKGKPLAGPAAAGVALSAIVHGLFNFLTISPSLRGLSALLILVIWIWVIRLLEKEGRRASRDAAA is encoded by the coding sequence ATGCCTTCAGCCATGAATCCCTGGATCGTCCTGGCCGCCGTCATCGGTCCGGCCGTTTTCTGGATCGGCTATTTTTACTTCAAGGACCGGCGGCGGCCGGAGCCCATCGCCCATCTTTTCGAGGCCTTCGGATTGGGTTTTCTTGCGGCGTTTTTCTGCTTTCTGGCCTACGGTCTCCTGCCCCGGATCGGAATTCCGGGCAGTTTCCATGCCGTCGTTGCAGCGGGCGATCCCCTGACTCTTTTACTCTATTCCGTGGGCATTGTGGGTCTTCTGGAGGAAACGTTCAAGTTCATTCCCTTCGCCCTGGTCATTCTCCGGCTTCGGGCGTTCGACGAAAAAATCGACGGTGTCATCTACGCTTCGGCCATCGCCGTCGGCTTCGCCAGTTTCGAAAACATCGGCTATCTTCCCTTTATGAAAGGCTGGGAGCTCGTCGGGAGAGCCATTGCTTCTCCCCTGACCCACACGATTTTCGCCTCCATCTGGGGATACATGGTCGGCGTGGCCAAGATCAAGGGAAAACCCCTGGCCGGACCGGCCGCGGCGGGCGTTGCCCTTTCGGCGATTGTTCACGGCCTGTTCAATTTTCTGACGATATCGCCTTCCCTGCGCGGATTGTCCGCGCTTCTCATCCTGGTCATCTGGATCTGGGTCATCCGGCTTCTCGAAAAGGAGGGCCGGCGGGCCTCCCGCGATGCCGCCGCTTAG
- a CDS encoding OsmC family protein — MSVRNAEAVWEGGLRDGRGKLKLGSGAFEGPYTYQSRFEEEAGTNPEELIGAALAGCFSMFLSAVLGKAGFAPRTIRTSAKVHLETVGGGPAVTKIELDTRADIPGIDETTFLEKAQAAKAGCPVSRSLTGTEIVLTARLES; from the coding sequence GTGTCCGTCCGAAACGCCGAAGCCGTCTGGGAAGGCGGCCTGCGCGACGGCCGCGGAAAGCTGAAACTCGGGAGCGGGGCCTTCGAAGGCCCCTACACCTATCAATCCCGGTTCGAGGAGGAGGCGGGCACCAATCCCGAAGAGCTGATCGGGGCCGCCCTGGCCGGGTGTTTTTCGATGTTTCTAAGCGCCGTCCTGGGCAAAGCGGGGTTCGCGCCCCGGACCATCCGGACCTCGGCCAAAGTTCATCTGGAAACCGTCGGAGGCGGCCCCGCCGTCACCAAAATCGAGCTCGACACCCGGGCGGATATCCCCGGAATCGACGAGACGACCTTTCTGGAAAAAGCCCAGGCGGCGAAGGCGGGTTGTCCGGTTTCGCGATCTCTCACCGGGACGGAAATCGTTCTGACGGCCCGCCTCGAAAGCTGA
- a CDS encoding TIGR00730 family Rossman fold protein — translation MKNPIPKVEDLLRAPAYIKAYKDVDFLNRDDLRPVRLQLELLKPELLQNEQHIVSTIVVFGSARCSDLETARAKWDAEKEDLARNPDDRAARRAVERAAKSLEHAQYYEAARAFSRIASEAGQLPEGKGFREFVVVTGGGPGIMEAGNRGAWEAGAKSIGLNITLPHEQAPNAYITPELCFNFHYFAIRKMHFLLRARAMVAFPGGFGTLDELFETLTLIQTRKMPAIPIILFNRCFWERIVNFHALVDEGVIASEDIALFHYAETPEEAWEMIFSYYERTIPEGPRI, via the coding sequence ATGAAAAACCCTATCCCCAAAGTCGAGGATCTTCTTCGCGCTCCGGCCTACATCAAGGCCTACAAGGACGTTGATTTCTTAAACCGGGACGACCTGCGCCCCGTGCGGCTGCAGCTCGAACTTCTCAAGCCCGAGTTGCTGCAGAACGAACAGCATATCGTCTCGACGATTGTCGTGTTCGGAAGCGCCCGGTGTTCGGATCTCGAAACCGCCCGGGCGAAATGGGATGCGGAGAAGGAAGATCTGGCCCGCAATCCGGACGACCGCGCCGCCCGCCGCGCCGTGGAACGGGCCGCAAAAAGTCTTGAGCATGCCCAGTATTATGAGGCTGCCCGCGCCTTTTCCCGAATCGCTTCCGAAGCCGGTCAGCTTCCGGAGGGCAAAGGCTTTCGGGAATTCGTGGTGGTGACCGGCGGCGGTCCGGGCATCATGGAAGCCGGAAACCGCGGCGCCTGGGAGGCAGGCGCCAAGAGCATCGGACTCAATATCACCCTGCCGCATGAACAGGCGCCCAATGCCTACATCACCCCTGAGCTGTGCTTCAATTTCCATTATTTCGCCATCCGCAAGATGCACTTTCTCCTGAGGGCGCGGGCCATGGTGGCCTTTCCCGGAGGATTCGGCACCCTGGACGAACTCTTCGAAACGTTGACCCTCATTCAGACGCGCAAGATGCCGGCCATCCCCATCATCCTCTTCAACCGCTGCTTCTGGGAGCGCATCGTGAATTTCCACGCTCTCGTCGATGAGGGCGTCATCGCCTCCGAGGATATCGCCCTGTTTCACTACGCGGAAACACCCGAGGAAGCTTGGGAGATGATCTTCAGCTATTACGAGAGAACGATCCCGGAAGGTCCGCGGATCTGA
- the rbsK gene encoding ribokinase, producing MKNIRRPRIVVAGSANTDMIVHVPHIPKPGETVLGSEFRTAAGGKGANQAVAAARAAGGGCEVVFIGRVGDDAFGKNALKGLARENIRTDFLTTDENSPSGVALIAVDGKGENAIAVASGANAAISASDMERASDIIAESSLLLVQLEIPLPAVVRAAEIAAANGVPVMLNPAPVPPAGIGDDLLRNIAWLTPNETEAETLSGIRFGAQSESDAAADALLDRGVDAVLITLGAGGVFAASGKERFHFPAFPVQAVDTTAAGDVFNGALAVALVEGKTLHEAVRFASAAAALSVTRPGAQPSIPGRAEINDFLAGHR from the coding sequence ATGAAAAACATCCGGAGACCGCGAATCGTGGTCGCGGGAAGCGCCAATACGGACATGATCGTCCATGTTCCCCACATCCCAAAGCCGGGCGAAACCGTGCTCGGATCGGAATTCCGGACGGCGGCCGGAGGCAAGGGCGCGAACCAGGCTGTGGCCGCGGCCCGGGCCGCGGGCGGCGGTTGCGAGGTCGTCTTTATCGGCCGCGTCGGTGACGACGCTTTCGGGAAAAACGCTCTCAAGGGACTGGCCCGGGAAAACATCCGGACCGATTTCCTGACAACGGATGAAAACTCGCCCTCCGGCGTCGCCTTGATCGCGGTCGACGGCAAGGGCGAGAATGCCATCGCCGTCGCTTCCGGCGCAAACGCCGCAATCTCCGCATCCGATATGGAACGCGCGTCGGATATCATCGCAGAGTCCTCGCTCCTTCTCGTTCAGCTCGAAATCCCCCTCCCCGCCGTCGTCCGCGCCGCGGAGATTGCCGCCGCAAACGGCGTGCCCGTCATGCTCAATCCGGCGCCCGTTCCGCCGGCCGGGATCGGAGACGATCTCCTCCGGAATATCGCCTGGCTGACGCCGAACGAGACGGAAGCGGAGACCCTATCAGGAATCCGGTTCGGCGCTCAGAGTGAATCCGATGCGGCGGCGGATGCGCTTCTGGATCGGGGCGTGGATGCCGTACTTATAACCTTGGGCGCCGGCGGTGTCTTCGCCGCATCCGGAAAGGAGCGGTTCCATTTCCCGGCCTTTCCCGTTCAGGCGGTGGACACGACCGCGGCGGGCGATGTCTTCAACGGCGCGCTGGCCGTCGCCCTCGTCGAAGGAAAAACCCTCCACGAGGCGGTACGCTTTGCAAGCGCCGCAGCCGCCCTGTCCGTGACCCGTCCGGGCGCCCAGCCCTCCATCCCCGGTCGCGCCGAAATCAACGATTTTCTCGCCGGACATCGTTGA
- a CDS encoding DUF6067 family protein, whose protein sequence is MGMHVPRKMRLFTGGAAVFAAVLLFAAPAKIRDVPFGTGDWDPESGLGNHRAVVRVREKADAVRVRIPWRRPDPHPERKGLIVVEGTTGSRIANVFGLDVNREFGDIVFEAPTAKAEYFVYYMPYQSEGRVNYPTVKYLEPGTGTDPAWLARNGLGWAQPGEIGDDVFPWAEAVEIQSVDAFNSFDPMETIATSAEKAAILAAHSEAAYLVFPEDRRFPIRMTDDIPMRWAARGPGGRFQGEAARGEYYTFQLGVWAARRDIGTIDVAFSDFRPKSGETAAGQAGSAAVIPAASATCFNTKGVNWDGRDFRKDVRVDRGRVQALWCGLPIPLDAAPGVYEGTVTIAAEGAPRTEIPVEIHVTGETLPDAGDSEPWRHSRLRWLNSRIAFDDGIVPPFTPVEVRGRTVRILGRSLVVGDTGFPEKIQSYFTPEVTGIGRTARELIASPVELIVRDSIGLPLPWKTGRVRITGKPPGAAVWQAVNRVGDLEISVEAHLEFDGLVSYRVAVRADREVTVDDIRLEIPLSRDAARYMMGLGHKGGFMPRTFSWTWDQSKNQDALWVGDVNAGVQIQLRAENYRRPLNTNFYLSQPLNLPPSWWNEGKGWVAVRQTSATTVVCAASSGRRTLNAGETLHFDFNLLLTPFKPLDTEGQWKTRYYHAFKTLDEVAETGANTINVHHANAVNPYINYPFLRTAEMKAYIDEAHTRGFKVKIYNTIRELSNRAPELFALRSLGHEIFSPGPGGGYSWLQEHLRSDYIAAWFVPDLKDAAVINSGMSRWHNYYLEGLDWLTKNIGIDGLYIDDLAFDRTTMKRARKILARNRPGSLIDLHSANQYNERDGFASSANLYMEHFPFIDRLWFGEYFDYGSSPDYWMVELSGIPFGLMGEMLQDGGNPWRGMIYGMTSRLPWAGDPRPMWKVWDDFGIQGSEMIGYWSPQCPVRTDHPAVPATVYLKKGRALVALAGWADEPLTCPLTVDWKRLGINPAAAVFRSPAIEGFQEEAEFGTLEGIPLEPGKGRLLIIEAKR, encoded by the coding sequence ATGGGAATGCACGTCCCCCGCAAAATGCGTTTATTCACCGGAGGAGCGGCCGTTTTCGCCGCCGTTCTGCTCTTTGCCGCACCCGCAAAAATCCGGGACGTTCCTTTCGGAACGGGCGACTGGGATCCCGAATCCGGGCTGGGCAACCATCGGGCGGTCGTCCGCGTCCGGGAAAAAGCCGACGCCGTCCGCGTCCGCATTCCCTGGCGCCGTCCCGATCCTCATCCCGAACGCAAAGGCCTCATCGTCGTCGAGGGCACCACCGGATCGCGGATCGCCAACGTCTTCGGCCTCGATGTCAACAGGGAGTTCGGCGACATCGTCTTCGAGGCGCCCACCGCGAAGGCCGAATACTTCGTGTATTACATGCCCTATCAATCCGAGGGTCGAGTCAATTACCCTACAGTCAAATACCTCGAACCCGGCACCGGAACAGATCCCGCCTGGCTGGCCCGAAACGGCCTCGGCTGGGCACAGCCCGGTGAGATCGGCGATGACGTCTTCCCATGGGCAGAAGCTGTTGAAATCCAATCCGTGGATGCGTTCAACAGTTTCGATCCGATGGAAACGATCGCCACGTCCGCCGAAAAAGCCGCGATCCTGGCCGCGCATTCCGAGGCGGCCTATCTTGTTTTTCCCGAAGACCGGCGCTTCCCCATCCGCATGACGGACGACATTCCCATGCGCTGGGCGGCCCGGGGTCCCGGCGGCCGCTTTCAAGGAGAGGCGGCCCGCGGCGAATACTACACGTTCCAACTGGGCGTTTGGGCCGCCCGTCGGGACATCGGAACCATCGATGTCGCATTTTCGGATTTCCGGCCGAAAAGCGGAGAAACGGCCGCCGGTCAGGCCGGGTCTGCGGCCGTGATTCCGGCCGCATCGGCCACTTGTTTCAATACGAAAGGCGTCAACTGGGATGGCCGGGATTTCCGGAAAGATGTCCGGGTGGACCGGGGCCGCGTCCAGGCGCTCTGGTGCGGTCTTCCCATCCCTCTTGATGCCGCACCGGGAGTCTATGAGGGAACGGTCACGATCGCCGCGGAGGGTGCGCCTCGAACCGAAATTCCCGTGGAAATCCATGTCACCGGCGAAACCCTTCCCGATGCGGGCGACAGCGAACCCTGGCGCCATTCCCGGCTCCGCTGGTTGAATTCCCGAATTGCTTTCGACGACGGCATTGTTCCTCCCTTCACTCCGGTTGAAGTCCGCGGCCGGACGGTTCGCATTCTCGGCCGCAGCCTGGTCGTCGGGGACACGGGATTTCCCGAAAAGATCCAAAGTTATTTCACCCCGGAAGTCACCGGCATCGGCCGAACGGCGAGAGAACTGATCGCCTCGCCCGTTGAACTCATCGTCAGAGATTCGATCGGACTGCCCCTGCCGTGGAAAACCGGCCGCGTCCGCATCACCGGAAAACCTCCGGGCGCGGCGGTCTGGCAGGCGGTGAACCGGGTCGGCGATCTCGAGATCTCGGTCGAGGCTCACCTTGAATTCGACGGTTTGGTCTCTTACCGCGTCGCCGTCCGGGCCGACCGCGAAGTCACCGTGGACGACATCCGCCTCGAAATCCCCCTGTCCCGTGATGCCGCCCGATACATGATGGGTCTGGGTCACAAGGGCGGCTTCATGCCCCGCACGTTCTCATGGACCTGGGATCAGAGCAAAAATCAGGACGCCCTCTGGGTCGGCGACGTCAACGCCGGCGTTCAGATTCAGCTCCGGGCCGAGAATTACCGGCGACCGCTGAACACCAATTTCTATCTCTCCCAACCTCTCAATCTCCCCCCATCCTGGTGGAACGAGGGCAAAGGCTGGGTGGCGGTGCGGCAGACGAGCGCAACGACGGTCGTCTGCGCCGCCTCATCCGGGCGGCGGACCTTGAACGCCGGCGAGACCCTTCATTTCGATTTCAATCTGCTTCTGACCCCGTTCAAACCTCTGGACACCGAAGGCCAATGGAAAACCCGGTATTACCATGCCTTCAAAACCCTGGACGAAGTGGCGGAAACCGGCGCCAACACGATCAATGTCCATCACGCCAATGCCGTCAATCCCTACATCAACTATCCGTTCCTGCGAACCGCAGAGATGAAAGCCTATATCGACGAGGCCCACACACGGGGATTCAAGGTCAAAATCTACAACACCATCCGCGAGCTTTCGAACCGGGCGCCGGAACTCTTCGCCCTCCGCAGCCTGGGTCATGAGATTTTCTCGCCGGGTCCCGGGGGCGGGTATTCATGGCTTCAGGAACACCTCCGCAGCGACTATATCGCCGCCTGGTTCGTTCCCGATCTCAAGGACGCGGCCGTCATCAACAGCGGCATGTCGCGTTGGCACAACTACTACCTCGAAGGGCTCGACTGGCTGACCAAAAACATCGGCATCGACGGCCTTTATATCGACGACCTGGCCTTCGACCGCACGACCATGAAGCGGGCCCGGAAAATCCTGGCCCGAAACCGCCCCGGATCGCTCATCGACCTTCACTCCGCCAATCAATACAATGAGCGGGACGGGTTCGCCTCGAGCGCCAACCTCTACATGGAACATTTTCCGTTTATCGACCGGCTCTGGTTCGGCGAGTATTTCGACTACGGATCCTCTCCCGATTACTGGATGGTCGAGCTTTCCGGAATTCCCTTCGGCCTCATGGGGGAAATGCTCCAGGACGGGGGCAACCCCTGGCGCGGCATGATCTACGGCATGACCAGCCGGCTGCCTTGGGCCGGCGATCCGCGGCCGATGTGGAAAGTCTGGGACGACTTCGGAATCCAGGGCTCGGAGATGATCGGCTACTGGTCGCCCCAATGCCCGGTCCGGACGGACCACCCGGCCGTTCCGGCCACGGTCTATCTGAAAAAGGGCCGGGCGCTCGTCGCCTTGGCCGGCTGGGCGGACGAACCCCTGACCTGCCCCCTGACCGTGGACTGGAAGCGCCTCGGCATCAACCCGGCCGCGGCCGTTTTCCGCTCGCCGGCGATCGAGGGTTTTCAGGAAGAGGCCGAGTTCGGGACACTTGAGGGCATCCCGCTCGAACCCGGCAAAGGGCGGCTTCTCATCATCGAGGCGAAGAGATAG